One genomic window of Candidatus Omnitrophota bacterium includes the following:
- the cobA gene encoding uroporphyrinogen-III C-methyltransferase — protein MLTKNGKVYIVGAGPGDPELITVKAVKALNKADVVIYDFLANTGLLTLAKKRSEKICVGKSDGFHLLEQGAINKLLFDKARKGNNVVRLKGGDPLVFSRGVEETLYLRKKGVDFEIIQGITSAFAAPESFGIPLTRRGIYSSVAVLTGRKSNGKPLDAPECDTLVYLMAVANIENVINAVLRSGRSRKTPCAFIERATTGKERIVEGNLANITKKAKEEQVRSPAVFIVGGVVKYGRRLYGHKYKNR, from the coding sequence TAAGAATGGTAAGGTATATATAGTCGGGGCAGGTCCAGGAGACCCGGAGCTTATTACGGTAAAGGCCGTAAAGGCTTTGAATAAGGCCGATGTTGTCATATATGATTTTCTGGCGAATACCGGGTTGCTCACTTTGGCTAAAAAAAGATCCGAGAAAATATGTGTGGGTAAATCGGACGGCTTCCATCTTTTAGAACAGGGCGCGATAAATAAATTGCTGTTCGATAAAGCAAGGAAAGGCAATAACGTAGTACGCCTGAAGGGCGGCGACCCTCTCGTCTTCAGCAGGGGCGTTGAAGAAACGCTCTATTTAAGAAAGAAAGGTGTAGATTTTGAGATCATACAGGGTATAACGTCCGCATTCGCGGCCCCGGAAAGCTTCGGGATCCCGTTAACGCGTAGAGGCATATATTCCTCTGTTGCCGTTCTGACGGGAAGAAAATCAAACGGCAAGCCGCTTGACGCGCCGGAGTGCGATACTCTAGTATATCTGATGGCGGTGGCAAATATAGAAAATGTCATCAATGCTGTGCTCAGATCCGGCAGGAGCAGGAAGACCCCGTGCGCTTTTATCGAAAGAGCGACTACAGGTAAAGAGAGGATCGTAGAAGGGAATCTCGCTAATATAACGAAAAAAGCGAAAGAAGAGCAGGTCAGGTCTCCGGCAGTATTTATTGTCGGAGGCGTCGTGAAGTACGGGAGGCGGCTATATGGCCATAAGTATAAAAACAGATGA
- the hemB gene encoding porphobilinogen synthase translates to MAISIKTDDLICPYFVTGGKGIEERIRSFPGQFRFSIDRLAKDMDGLAGSGINKVLIFGVPAGKDGQGSFAYLKNNIVSSAVREIKKRFPRLKVMTDVCLCAYTNHGHCGILKGRDKQIDNKATLETLSRIAVAHAEAGADYVAPSAMAKGQVKAIRKALDGNGHRKTKIMGYSAKFASNFYGPFRNAAKSAPAFGDRRAYQLNYRDRKNALREIGDDIGEGADIVMVKPALSYLDIIRETRSEYSIPLAAYNVSGEYAFVKHGVRQGLWREKEIVFEIVSSIKRAGADLIITYHARDIARWLKKP, encoded by the coding sequence ATGGCCATAAGTATAAAAACAGATGATCTGATCTGTCCATATTTTGTGACCGGCGGCAAAGGTATAGAAGAGAGGATAAGGTCTTTTCCCGGGCAGTTCAGATTTTCCATAGATAGGTTGGCGAAAGATATGGATGGGCTTGCCGGTTCAGGCATAAACAAGGTATTGATCTTCGGTGTTCCTGCCGGTAAAGATGGACAGGGAAGTTTCGCGTATTTGAAAAATAACATAGTCAGCTCGGCTGTCCGGGAGATAAAAAAACGCTTTCCTCGGTTAAAGGTTATGACGGATGTCTGCCTGTGCGCCTATACGAACCACGGTCATTGCGGGATACTGAAAGGACGAGATAAACAAATTGACAACAAGGCGACGCTCGAAACTCTTTCAAGGATCGCGGTGGCGCATGCAGAGGCGGGCGCAGATTATGTAGCTCCGTCAGCGATGGCAAAAGGACAGGTCAAAGCTATACGGAAAGCTCTGGATGGAAACGGGCATAGGAAGACGAAGATAATGGGGTATTCCGCAAAATTTGCGTCTAATTTTTATGGCCCATTCAGGAATGCGGCCAAATCAGCCCCTGCATTCGGTGACAGACGCGCCTATCAGCTTAATTACCGGGACAGGAAAAATGCCTTGCGCGAAATAGGAGATGATATCGGGGAAGGCGCGGATATTGTTATGGTCAAGCCTGCCCTCAGTTATCTCGATATCATCAGAGAGACACGATCAGAGTATAGTATACCGCTTGCCGCCTATAACGTGAGCGGAGAATACGCTTTTGTAAAGCATGGGGTCAGGCAAGGCCTATGGCGCGAGAAGGAGATAGTATTCGAGATAGTATCCTCGATAAAACGCGCAGGCGCGGATCTCATCATTACATATCATGCAAGGGATATAGCGCGATGGCTAAAAAAACCGTAA
- a CDS encoding glutamate-1-semialdehyde 2,1-aminomutase — MAKKTVNSKLFRTAQKYLVGGVDSPVRAFNYVDRDPIIIKKGRGSKVYDHDDNEYIDYVLSWGSLILGHALPEVVNAVKATACGGFSFGATNIKEVELAKFIRAAIPFAEKIRFVNSGTEAVMGAVRLARGYTGRDKIIKFENAYHGHADYLLTKSGSGLATLGIPSSAGVPRDFTKHTIVAPLNDITAVESIFKRSGSSVAAVLIEPVGGNYGVIPPDIDYLKRLRKVTAKYGALLIFDEVITGFRFGFGSAARKFGVIPDLIVLGKIIGGGLPIGAYGGREKIMRHLAPIGAVYQASTFAGNPVVAQSGLATLKALKKKEDNYGKIEDLAKYLVMNIWRMAGKYNAVLKIDSYGSIFSLKFAKKSDFKLFYRTMLEKGVYLAPSEFEANFLSFAHTKKDIESTIKAADAAFRRIIR; from the coding sequence ATGGCTAAAAAAACCGTAAATTCAAAATTATTCAGGACGGCGCAAAAATATCTGGTGGGCGGCGTGGATAGCCCTGTGCGCGCCTTCAATTATGTAGACCGTGATCCGATTATAATAAAAAAAGGCCGCGGTTCAAAGGTCTATGACCATGATGATAATGAGTATATCGATTACGTGCTTTCGTGGGGAAGTCTAATCCTGGGACACGCGCTACCCGAGGTCGTGAATGCGGTCAAAGCTACCGCTTGCGGTGGTTTTAGTTTTGGAGCCACTAATATAAAAGAAGTAGAATTAGCGAAATTTATACGTGCGGCAATACCATTTGCCGAGAAGATCAGGTTTGTCAACTCAGGCACAGAAGCCGTAATGGGCGCAGTAAGACTTGCTAGAGGTTATACAGGAAGAGACAAGATTATAAAGTTTGAGAACGCTTATCACGGCCATGCAGATTACCTGCTTACTAAAAGCGGCTCAGGGCTTGCGACGCTTGGCATCCCGTCAAGTGCGGGTGTCCCCAGGGATTTCACCAAACACACGATCGTTGCGCCTCTTAACGACATCACGGCCGTAGAAAGTATCTTTAAAAGATCGGGCAGCTCGGTCGCGGCTGTATTGATTGAGCCTGTCGGCGGTAATTACGGCGTTATTCCGCCGGATATAGATTATTTAAAGAGACTGAGAAAAGTGACTGCAAAATATGGGGCACTATTGATTTTTGATGAAGTCATCACCGGTTTTCGTTTTGGATTTGGTTCGGCCGCCCGGAAATTCGGCGTTATCCCTGACCTTATCGTGCTGGGCAAGATCATAGGAGGGGGCCTGCCGATTGGCGCATACGGCGGCCGTGAAAAGATCATGAGGCATCTGGCGCCAATCGGTGCGGTATACCAGGCATCGACGTTTGCAGGCAACCCAGTCGTGGCGCAATCAGGTCTAGCAACTCTCAAGGCGCTTAAGAAAAAGGAGGATAATTACGGGAAGATCGAAGATCTCGCAAAATACCTTGTCATGAATATATGGAGGATGGCTGGAAAATATAATGCGGTCTTAAAGATCGATTCATATGGCAGCATCTTCAGCCTTAAGTTTGCAAAAAAGAGCGATTTCAAGCTCTTCTATAGGACTATGCTGGAGAAGGGCGTGTATCTGGCGCCTTCTGAGTTTGAGGCAAACTTTCTGTCGTTCGCGCATACCAAAAAGGATATCGAAAGCACCATAAAGGCCGCCGACGCGGCATTCAGGAGGATCATAAGATGA
- a CDS encoding DNA-binding protein, with protein MVIAAITGCGRLETYGEKISNRNVTAIKNIVMHPQDYEGKAVTVEGRIALVCETGCWFNLEDEGAAIYTDLAPSGFAIPQNVGRKAIAEGRISIESGKLILTARGVEIR; from the coding sequence ATGGTTATCGCGGCAATCACCGGTTGCGGCCGACTTGAGACTTACGGAGAGAAGATCTCAAACCGGAATGTTACCGCAATAAAAAATATAGTCATGCACCCGCAGGATTATGAAGGTAAGGCGGTAACTGTGGAAGGGAGGATAGCTCTCGTATGCGAGACAGGGTGCTGGTTTAATCTGGAGGATGAAGGGGCTGCGATATATACAGATCTTGCGCCTTCAGGGTTCGCCATCCCGCAGAATGTCGGCAGGAAGGCGATCGCGGAAGGCAGGATATCGATAGAATCCGGCAAATTGATATTGACCGCAAGAGGGGTGGAGATACGATGA
- a CDS encoding ABC transporter permease: MNIFSVSLKNLTRKKVRTVLTIGGVAIAIAVLVSLWGFDTGYQRSLNNDIDKMGYQVLVTAKGCPYEAATLMLQGGGGLRYMDEDVYKRISSDTRIDKITPQLVATAYDPGKQSGSGGISLYMGVADSYLTLKPWSKFNSGKWFSSDNADEAIMGYEVAEYEQRSVGDKIFIPGRNEVLTVVGIFERNGTQDDGIIFLPLNVAQKIFEVPDKLTGIGIKLKDMAQLSKFEEDLYNEPGIQVISLAQVKGTILNLVSSAKAMTGSIALIAVIIAVIGVVNTILMSVFERTGEIGVMKAIGASRLDIFKIIWVETTLICIFGGALGNIIALLGGKTIEYVLKSVLPYAPKGHLVVITPHILTLSFFGAVIMGLVAGLYPAFRASSMKPIEAIRKGE; this comes from the coding sequence ATGAATATATTTTCAGTTTCCCTTAAAAATCTGACGCGGAAAAAGGTCCGCACGGTTTTGACCATCGGCGGCGTGGCGATAGCCATAGCGGTCCTGGTCAGTCTATGGGGATTCGATACGGGTTATCAAAGGTCGCTCAATAACGACATCGATAAGATGGGTTATCAGGTGCTGGTTACCGCGAAGGGGTGTCCTTATGAAGCCGCGACTCTGATGCTGCAGGGCGGCGGCGGATTGCGTTATATGGACGAAGATGTCTATAAACGGATATCGAGCGATACCAGGATCGATAAGATAACTCCTCAGCTTGTGGCAACAGCGTATGACCCCGGAAAACAGTCCGGCAGCGGCGGAATATCGCTATACATGGGTGTAGCGGATTCATATTTAACCCTGAAGCCGTGGTCAAAGTTCAATTCCGGAAAGTGGTTTTCAAGTGATAATGCCGATGAAGCCATAATGGGTTATGAGGTCGCCGAATATGAACAGCGTTCCGTAGGAGATAAGATATTCATACCGGGCAGGAACGAGGTGCTTACCGTTGTCGGCATCTTTGAAAGGAACGGCACACAAGACGACGGAATCATATTTTTACCGCTCAACGTAGCCCAGAAGATATTCGAAGTCCCGGATAAACTGACGGGAATAGGCATAAAACTGAAAGATATGGCCCAGTTGTCGAAATTCGAGGAAGACCTGTATAACGAACCCGGGATACAGGTCATCAGCCTTGCTCAGGTAAAAGGGACAATTCTTAATCTTGTCTCATCGGCTAAAGCTATGACGGGCTCGATCGCATTGATAGCCGTTATCATTGCTGTCATAGGGGTTGTAAATACGATATTGATGTCAGTATTCGAACGCACCGGTGAAATAGGCGTTATGAAAGCTATCGGCGCTTCCCGTCTGGATATATTCAAGATCATATGGGTGGAGACGACGCTCATCTGTATCTTCGGAGGCGCTCTGGGAAATATAATAGCTTTATTAGGCGGCAAGACGATCGAGTATGTGCTGAAATCGGTATTGCCATACGCTCCCAAAGGCCATCTCGTCGTTATCACGCCGCATATACTAACTCTTTCATTCTTCGGCGCGGTAATCATGGGACTCGTTGCGGGTCTTTATCCGGCTTTCAGGGCGTCTTCCATGAAGCCCATAGAAGCTATTCGAAAGGGGGAATAG
- a CDS encoding ABC transporter ATP-binding protein yields the protein MRKTIIKASGLKKVYIRGTEEVYAVNGIGLEIHDGDFIALMGPSGSGKTTLLDLIGCLDNISSGRLEVFGKDVSNVKEHDLVGLRRGHIGFIFQDFLLIPSLTAIENVELSLYFARRPQERRKLLQLFEKVGLGHRVDHLPKEMSGGERQRVAIARALAVSPKFLIADEPTGNLDTRSSQEIFDIFKKINKEEGLTIILATHNPKLGFQADRIIYLKDGKVVSEEESSLKI from the coding sequence ATGCGAAAAACCATTATAAAAGCCTCAGGATTGAAGAAGGTTTATATACGCGGTACCGAAGAGGTCTATGCTGTGAATGGTATCGGCCTGGAGATACATGACGGTGATTTTATCGCGCTTATGGGCCCGTCCGGGTCAGGTAAAACAACTCTCTTGGATCTTATAGGCTGCCTGGATAATATTTCTTCAGGCAGGCTTGAGGTGTTCGGGAAAGATGTATCGAATGTGAAAGAGCATGATCTGGTTGGCCTGAGGCGCGGCCACATAGGATTTATATTTCAGGATTTTCTGCTAATACCGAGTTTAACAGCTATTGAAAACGTAGAACTTTCTCTCTATTTCGCGAGGCGCCCGCAGGAAAGGAGAAAACTGCTGCAGCTATTCGAAAAGGTCGGCCTCGGGCATCGCGTTGATCACTTGCCAAAGGAGATGTCCGGCGGAGAAAGGCAAAGGGTGGCAATCGCCAGGGCACTGGCAGTGTCTCCAAAATTCCTCATTGCAGATGAGCCGACAGGAAATCTTGATACCAGAAGCTCCCAGGAGATATTCGATATTTTTAAAAAGATAAACAAGGAAGAAGGCTTAACAATAATTTTAGCTACTCATAATCCTAAGCTCGGCTTCCAGGCCGATCGTATAATCTATTTGAAGGACGGAAAGGTAGTTTCTGAAGAAGAATCAAGTTTGAAAATATGA
- a CDS encoding lysophospholipid acyltransferase family protein, whose product MFYFMIRWAAVIFFKLCLWAKVYGSEHIPAKGAFIFAANHSSYLDPLLMSASTSRPLHFIARDKLLSYPLMGWVLKHANTIPVKRHGGDLSAIKNSLRLLAKGKVLAIFPEGVRTKDRKIHRAKFGIGMLVYMAKVPVVPAYIEGTFDALPRRVRTFKRRPVRIYIGKPIYFTKECAGEQTREAYQLISDEIMREIAGLDPR is encoded by the coding sequence ATGTTCTACTTTATGATCCGCTGGGCTGCCGTTATCTTCTTTAAACTGTGCCTATGGGCCAAGGTTTATGGAAGTGAGCACATACCCGCCAAGGGGGCGTTCATATTTGCCGCGAACCATTCGAGCTATCTCGATCCGCTTCTGATGTCGGCGTCCACGAGCCGGCCGCTCCATTTTATCGCCCGCGACAAGCTGCTGTCTTATCCGCTGATGGGTTGGGTCTTAAAGCACGCTAACACGATCCCGGTCAAAAGACACGGCGGGGACTTAAGCGCGATAAAGAATTCGCTGCGGTTGCTTGCAAAAGGCAAGGTTCTCGCCATCTTCCCCGAGGGTGTCCGGACTAAGGACCGAAAGATACACCGGGCGAAATTCGGTATCGGGATGCTTGTGTACATGGCAAAAGTGCCCGTCGTGCCCGCGTACATAGAAGGCACGTTTGACGCATTGCCGCGCAGAGTGAGAACGTTCAAGCGCCGTCCCGTGAGGATATATATCGGCAAACCGATCTATTTCACGAAAGAATGTGCCGGAGAGCAGACCAGAGAGGCATATCAACTGATAAGTGATGAGATCATGCGGGAGATCGCAGGGCTTGATCCTCGGTAA
- a CDS encoding MFS transporter, with translation MDLAGRKTDDRSGLRRLAYQFIILMGLISLFGDIVYEGGRSIIGPYLSTLGASAAIVGLIAGIGEFAGYFLRLPFGYLADRSRAYWPLTILGYGLILAVPLLGFAGSWQIAAVFIIAERLGKAIRSPARDAMLSYATKHVGRGFGFGLHEAMDQIGAIIGPLFFSAVFLLKGSYRQGFSILWAPAILVLLILMIARRKVASPQELEMPRETAADVKKEKLPHQFWIYVIFIFLSVAGLVNFPLIAYHINAKNVVATFQIPLLYAAAMALDGIAALIIGRIYDKAGLRSLMVIPFITFPVSFLGFSGSYGSVVAGIALWGIVMGIHETIMRSAIADLSSLRQRGLAYGVFNTVYGLAWFAGSAAVGFLYEISLLYVILFAAVMEMMALVTFFFFKKRTL, from the coding sequence ATGGATCTCGCAGGACGGAAAACGGATGATAGGTCCGGCCTGAGACGGCTGGCCTATCAGTTCATCATCCTGATGGGGCTTATCAGCCTTTTCGGAGATATCGTCTATGAGGGGGGCAGGAGCATAATAGGGCCTTACCTGTCTACGCTGGGCGCGAGCGCCGCTATAGTAGGCCTCATAGCAGGTATAGGCGAATTCGCCGGTTATTTCCTCAGGCTTCCATTCGGCTATTTAGCCGATCGCAGCAGGGCCTACTGGCCGTTGACGATACTGGGCTATGGTCTGATCCTGGCCGTCCCATTATTGGGCTTTGCCGGCTCATGGCAGATCGCCGCGGTCTTTATCATCGCGGAGCGTCTTGGTAAAGCGATCAGAAGTCCGGCAAGGGACGCCATGCTTTCCTATGCTACCAAGCATGTAGGAAGGGGTTTTGGGTTCGGGCTTCATGAAGCGATGGACCAGATCGGCGCCATTATCGGCCCGCTCTTTTTCAGCGCCGTCTTCCTTTTAAAAGGCAGTTACAGGCAGGGTTTTTCTATTTTATGGGCGCCGGCCATATTGGTCTTGCTTATTCTCATGATCGCGAGGAGAAAGGTCGCTTCTCCGCAGGAGCTGGAGATGCCCCGGGAAACGGCCGCGGATGTGAAAAAGGAAAAACTCCCGCACCAATTCTGGATATATGTAATATTCATCTTCTTGAGCGTGGCCGGGCTTGTAAATTTTCCGCTTATAGCATATCACATCAACGCGAAAAATGTCGTTGCCACGTTCCAGATACCTTTATTGTATGCGGCCGCGATGGCCCTTGACGGCATAGCCGCCCTTATTATAGGCAGGATCTATGATAAGGCCGGGTTAAGGTCGCTCATGGTGATCCCTTTCATAACGTTCCCTGTATCTTTTTTGGGGTTTTCCGGAAGCTATGGTTCAGTGGTGGCAGGTATAGCGCTCTGGGGCATAGTGATGGGGATACATGAAACTATCATGCGTTCTGCCATAGCGGACCTGTCGTCTCTACGACAGAGGGGGCTTGCCTACGGCGTCTTCAATACGGTGTACGGGCTGGCCTGGTTCGCGGGAAGCGCAGCGGTAGGTTTTTTGTATGAGATATCCCTGCTCTATGTCATACTTTTCGCCGCTGTCATGGAGATGATGGCACTCGTCACATTTTTCTTTTTCAAGAAGCGAACGTTGTAA
- a CDS encoding trehalose-6-phosphate synthase, producing the protein MGFGIFQVRSEETRLFDDLMRKARAVAESMELSVKHALVNNNLRDARWLVEKFQKRERSQGCVIYDKDGNVIAITDRFSEWKERSKPYIKDAIADKDARGAVEQFKDYSVYSYVLPIKDDEGNTVGAEEVLYDTSYVFTQLAELWRRLSTVLIALVVFIVLISLLVQRQIFTAPVEQLTEWFKRFQKGEIDIEHPIKEKGELGKLASEVEQAALSIRVARKAASEEATQRIQKEDLWTDSRLKDVVRSKLGENALFIVSNREPYLHITNEITGRPECVRPASGVVTALDPIMRACGGTWVAHGSANADRKFVNSKNKLGVPPGDDRYILKRIWLTKEEEDGYYYGFSNEGLWPLCHITYTRPIFREPDWQTYRKVNQKFADSILEELPAKNPFVFIQDYHFTLLPRMIKMKRPDTTIALFWHIPWPNPEVFSTCPYQAEILDGMLGCDLIGFHVQYHCNNFIDTANRLLECRVDAEKFSIVRSGKETLVRSFPISVDIGISSSVAQDEEDEMDRIRKEFELDGKIVAIGVDRIDYTKGLAERMIAVDRFIEKYPSYKGRFVFIQLGAPSRVHIKRYHDLMGELDELAEKINWKHMSDEWKPIIYLKRHFSPEEIKPFYRIADICIVSSLHDGMNLVAKEYIAAKNDLNGSLLLSRFTGAARELTDAIQINPYSIEEFADSIKLASDMPLPEKERRMENMRNIIRENNVYRWAGDIITELAALKKP; encoded by the coding sequence ATGGGATTCGGCATATTCCAGGTAAGGTCCGAAGAGACGCGGCTCTTTGACGATCTGATGAGGAAGGCCAGGGCCGTGGCCGAGAGCATGGAGCTTTCAGTGAAGCACGCGCTTGTAAATAATAATCTGCGCGATGCCAGGTGGCTGGTTGAAAAATTCCAGAAGAGAGAGAGGTCGCAGGGATGCGTTATCTATGACAAAGACGGCAATGTCATTGCCATCACCGACAGGTTTTCGGAATGGAAGGAGAGGTCAAAACCTTATATAAAAGACGCCATTGCGGATAAGGATGCCAGGGGAGCGGTTGAGCAATTCAAAGATTACAGCGTCTATAGTTATGTGCTTCCTATAAAGGATGACGAAGGGAATACCGTAGGGGCAGAAGAAGTTTTATATGATACGTCATATGTCTTTACACAGCTGGCCGAATTGTGGCGGCGCCTGAGCACGGTCCTGATAGCCCTGGTCGTGTTCATCGTGTTGATCTCGCTCCTGGTGCAGCGTCAAATATTTACCGCTCCCGTAGAGCAGCTTACCGAATGGTTCAAACGTTTTCAGAAAGGCGAAATAGATATAGAACACCCTATCAAAGAAAAGGGTGAGCTCGGTAAATTGGCCAGCGAGGTAGAACAGGCCGCGCTCAGTATAAGAGTAGCCCGGAAGGCGGCAAGCGAAGAGGCCACCCAAAGGATACAAAAAGAGGACCTGTGGACCGACTCTAGATTAAAAGATGTGGTGAGGTCGAAGCTGGGTGAGAACGCCCTCTTCATCGTGTCGAACAGGGAGCCGTATCTTCATATTACGAACGAGATCACGGGACGGCCGGAATGTGTCCGCCCGGCCAGCGGCGTCGTAACCGCGCTTGATCCCATAATGCGTGCCTGCGGCGGGACGTGGGTGGCTCACGGCAGCGCCAATGCCGACAGAAAATTCGTCAATTCCAAGAATAAGCTCGGTGTCCCGCCCGGGGATGACCGTTATATCCTGAAGAGGATATGGTTGACCAAAGAAGAGGAGGACGGTTATTACTATGGATTTTCGAACGAAGGGCTATGGCCGTTATGCCATATTACTTACACGCGGCCGATATTCAGAGAGCCCGATTGGCAAACGTACAGGAAAGTCAACCAGAAGTTCGCGGATAGCATATTGGAGGAACTGCCGGCCAAAAATCCGTTCGTATTTATCCAGGATTATCATTTTACGCTCCTGCCCCGGATGATAAAGATGAAGAGGCCCGATACTACCATTGCGCTTTTCTGGCACATACCGTGGCCGAATCCAGAGGTATTCTCTACATGCCCTTATCAGGCGGAGATCCTGGACGGCATGCTGGGATGCGATCTGATAGGTTTCCATGTCCAGTACCATTGTAATAATTTCATAGACACGGCAAACAGGTTATTGGAATGCCGTGTCGACGCCGAAAAGTTCAGCATAGTACGCTCAGGCAAAGAGACGCTGGTGCGGTCTTTTCCGATCAGCGTGGATATAGGAATAAGCTCAAGCGTCGCTCAGGATGAAGAAGATGAGATGGACAGGATACGCAAAGAATTCGAACTTGACGGTAAGATAGTCGCCATCGGGGTTGACAGGATAGATTATACAAAAGGCCTGGCAGAGCGCATGATAGCGGTGGACCGCTTCATCGAAAAATACCCGTCTTATAAAGGCAGATTCGTCTTTATCCAGTTAGGGGCCCCCAGCCGGGTACATATAAAAAGGTATCATGATCTTATGGGGGAGCTTGATGAGCTGGCAGAAAAGATCAACTGGAAGCATATGAGCGATGAATGGAAGCCCATCATATACCTTAAACGCCACTTCTCGCCGGAAGAGATAAAACCTTTTTACAGGATCGCCGACATATGTATCGTGAGCTCACTCCACGACGGGATGAACCTTGTCGCGAAAGAGTATATCGCCGCGAAGAACGACCTGAACGGCAGCCTGCTATTGAGCAGGTTTACGGGTGCGGCAAGAGAGCTCACGGATGCCATCCAGATCAACCCATACTCTATAGAGGAATTCGCCGACAGTATCAAATTGGCTTCGGATATGCCTTTACCGGAGAAGGAAAGGCGCATGGAGAATATGCGTAATATCATCAGGGAAAATAATGTCTATCGCTGGGCAGGAGATATCATCACAGAGCTGGCAGCTCTCAAAAAACCATAA
- the otsB gene encoding trehalose-phosphatase: MKYFFDEWDALKEMLKKDRIFLFLDFDGTLTPIADTPGQAVLPKKTKELLKALSGNGQFRVAIVSGRALDDVREKVGLDGLIYVGNHGLEVYDSRLRSRWMMPPRVKKMFAEIRDRLNETFAETEGVLIEDKEFTISLHYRLAHLEDAVINGMFDKATSPYRAEGKIDIVAGKKVFEVLPAGVGRKGKAVVDIFLQEHPAANHMSAIPVYIGDDETDETAFEETNDKKGITIRVGAGNRTAASYYVNDTEEVVKLLGMILKIKKGVSDADPGKS; encoded by the coding sequence ATGAAATACTTTTTTGACGAATGGGATGCATTAAAGGAGATGCTGAAAAAGGACCGCATCTTCCTTTTTTTGGATTTTGACGGCACGTTGACGCCCATAGCCGATACCCCGGGACAGGCCGTCCTTCCCAAAAAAACGAAAGAGCTGCTTAAGGCCCTGTCCGGGAACGGCCAATTCCGCGTTGCCATAGTAAGCGGCAGGGCATTGGACGATGTAAGGGAAAAGGTGGGTCTGGACGGCCTTATTTACGTCGGCAACCACGGCCTCGAAGTGTATGATTCGAGATTGCGTTCCAGATGGATGATGCCGCCGCGCGTCAAAAAGATGTTTGCAGAAATAAGAGATAGGTTAAATGAGACCTTCGCGGAAACAGAAGGGGTATTGATCGAGGACAAGGAGTTTACCATAAGCCTGCACTATCGTTTGGCGCATCTGGAAGACGCGGTCATAAACGGCATGTTCGATAAGGCGACAAGCCCTTACCGGGCCGAAGGGAAGATAGACATAGTGGCCGGCAAAAAAGTTTTTGAAGTGCTGCCCGCCGGTGTGGGACGAAAAGGCAAGGCCGTAGTTGATATTTTCCTGCAGGAACACCCGGCAGCAAACCATATGAGCGCCATACCCGTCTATATAGGAGACGATGAAACGGACGAAACCGCGTTCGAAGAGACCAATGACAAAAAAGGGATCACCATAAGGGTGGGGGCAGGCAACAGGACGGCCGCGTCTTATTATGTCAATGACACGGAAGAGGTCGTAAAATTGCTCGGAATGATATTAAAGATCAAAAAGGGCGTTTCGGATGCCGATCCCGGAAAAAGCTAA
- a CDS encoding DUF5752 family protein: MPIPEKAKEPFVFYTRLHLSELTGRKASNLKQLVDIIRVMPESSIYHHTHRFLQQHQYLSPEPPNDFAYWVTSVLGEEKLGEMLASIDTVQFTTIRELQEKIISTIERYLISNPAAAGRSVHKNEEFHFMKSVSFILPTQYAATDLAEFVGILKKADLDSIYFHIFEARLRLGKKTNDFSNWIETSLGNKELANKILKLDPYTYTLEDLRKTIIQIAEKSIKR; encoded by the coding sequence ATGCCGATCCCGGAAAAAGCTAAAGAGCCGTTCGTATTTTATACGCGTCTTCACCTGTCGGAATTGACGGGGCGCAAAGCGTCCAATCTCAAACAGCTCGTGGATATTATAAGGGTCATGCCGGAATCGTCGATCTATCACCATACCCACCGTTTTTTACAGCAGCACCAATATCTCTCTCCGGAACCCCCCAACGACTTCGCCTACTGGGTGACGAGCGTTCTCGGAGAGGAAAAATTAGGGGAGATGCTCGCCAGCATAGATACGGTCCAGTTTACGACGATCCGGGAACTGCAGGAAAAGATCATCTCCACGATCGAGAGATATCTGATATCCAACCCGGCCGCCGCCGGAAGATCTGTCCATAAGAACGAAGAGTTTCATTTTATGAAATCAGTCAGCTTCATATTACCCACACAATATGCGGCAACCGACCTGGCAGAGTTTGTCGGGATATTGAAAAAAGCGGACCTGGACTCGATATATTTTCATATCTTCGAAGCGCGTCTCAGGCTCGGCAAAAAGACGAACGATTTCTCGAATTGGATAGAGACGTCGCTCGGCAACAAAGAGCTGGCAAATAAGATATTGAAACTGGATCCCTATACTTATACGCTGGAAGATCTGCGTAAAACGATAATACAGATCGCAGAAAAGAGCATTAAAAGATGA